A genomic window from Diospyros lotus cultivar Yz01 chromosome 2, ASM1463336v1, whole genome shotgun sequence includes:
- the LOC127794642 gene encoding uncharacterized protein LOC127794642 gives MTRSYKGDLIDLDPEIDRTLRRQVRELRSQDRAVTNSVFPIVFDTVFEFQPKLINMTAYENNGNENRNNGNNTNRTIRELAAPDVHYQPLCIQYPQLEANFELKSGLIYLLPKFHGLAGEDPHKHLKEFHVVCSTMRPQGVDEEQIKLRAFPFSLDGAAKDWLYYLPPAAITNWDGLRRIFLEKFFPASRTAAIRKDICGIRQIDGESLHEYWERFKKLYLVDAASGGALVEKTPAAARDLISKMAQKAQQFGTRLNTPMKTVNEVGFAAPMDQRRIENRLEELISMVRQLALDRNQPQQDNTESCNGILPGRPFQHQPQQSRYDPYAPTYNPGWRDHPNFRYGGASTQPFQQRFNALGQSNATPMKQQAQTLPKTEPSLNDIVQQLAANTLKFQQRTDTTIQNLETQIGQLATNINELRSQGSGQLPSQPISNQKGNVSAIMLCSGHTFPTVNAPEKAQEETGRKEESQPLSIQRAKQHINNDQDKGEHPYNNPLPFPHRATQNKKKAEAELDKEIMETFQKVEVNIPLLEAIRQIPKYAKFLKDLCTHKRKLKGNEQVNLGRNVSALIQPAMPLKCKDPGTFTIPCTIGELQFTNALLDLGASINVMPKSVYASLQVGPLKST, from the exons ATGACCAGATCATATAAGGGTGACCTAATTGATTTAGATCCAGAAATTGATAGAACCCTTAGGCGACAAGTAAGAGAACTTAGATCTCAAGATAGGGCAGTGACTAATAGTGTCTTTCCCATTGTTTTTGATACTGTGTTTGAGTTTCAACCTAAACTGATCAATATGACCGCCTATGAAAACAATGGCAATGAGAATAGGAATAATGGGAATAATACTAACAGAACTATTAGAGAATTGGCTGCccctgatgtgcattatcaaCCATTGTGTATTCAGTATCCCCAATTGGAGGCAAACTTTGAACTGAAATCTGGATTGATATATTTGCTTCctaagtttcatggtcttgcaggtgAAGATCCACACAAGCATTTGAAGGAGTTTCATGTTGTATGCTCCACCATGAGGCCGCAAGGGGTTGATGAAGAACAAATAAAACTAAGGgcattccctttctctcttgatGGAGCTGCCAAAGACTGGTTGTATTACTTGCCACCTGCTGCCATTACCAATTGGGATGGCCTGAGGAGAATATTTCTGGAGAAGTTCTTCCCTGCTTCCAGGACAGCAGCCATTCGGAAGGACATTTGTGGCATTCGACAGATAGATGGAGAAAGCttgcatgagtattgggagagattcaagaagct GTATTTAGTGGATGCTGCATCTGGAGGAGCCTTAGTGGAAAAGACACCAGCTGCAGCCCGGGACTTAATTTCAAAGATGGCTCAAAAGGCACAACAATTTGGTACCAGGTTGAACACTCCCATGAAGACTGTCAATGAGGTTGGTTTTGCTGCACCTATGGACCAAAGGAGAATAGAAAATAGGCTGGAGGAACTCATTTCAATGGTTCGCCAGTTAGCCCTTGATCGAAACCAGCCCCAGCAG GATAACACAGAATCATGCAATGGAATCCTCCCTGGAAGACCGTTTCAGCACCAGCCACAACAGAGTAGGTATGATCCCTATGCTCCCACCTACAATCCGGGCTGGAGAGACCATCCCAACTTCAGATATGGGGGTGCCTCAACTCAACCATTCCAACAGAGGTTCAATGCACTAGGTCAAAGTAATGCCACACCAATGAAGCAACAAGCACAGACATTACCCAAGACAGAACCGAGCTTGAATGACATAGTGCAGCAATTGGCTGCCAACACTCTCAAATTCCAACAACGGACTGACACCACCatacaaaatttggagacacagaTTGGGCAGTTAGCAACTAACATAAATGagctaaggagtcaaggttcgggtcaGCTACCTTCACAGCCAATATCCAATCAAAAGGGAAATGTGAGTGCGATCATGCTGTGTAGTG ggcatacatttccaacagtgaATGCTCCAGAGAAGGCACAAGAAGAAACTGGTAGAAAAGAAGAGTCGCAGCCCCTCTCAATTCAAAGGGCCAAGCAGCACATCAACAATGATCAGGACAAGGGAGAACACCCCTACAATAATCCATTGCCTTTTCCCCATAGAGCCACTCAAAACAAGAAGAAGGCAGAAGCCGAGTTAGATAAGGAGATCATGGAGACTTTCCAGAAGGTCGAAGTTAATATACCACTCTTGGAGGCCATCAGACAGATTCCCAAGTATGCCAAGTTTCTCAAAGACTTGTGCACCCACAAGAGGAAGCTGAAAGGAAATGAGCAGGTCAACCTTGGAAGGAATGTCTCAGCCCTAATCCAACCCGCCATGCCTTTGAaatgcaaagatccagggacgtttACCATTCCTTGCACTATAGGAGAGCTACAATTCACAAATGCTTTGCTAGATTTAGGTGCTTCCATTAATGTAATGCCTAAGTCTGTTTATGCATCCTTGCAGGTCGGCCCATTGAAATCCACATGA